The sequence TTAAATTCTCAGAACTGTTCTCAAACTTCTGAAAGTAAAGCAACACACCATCACCAGTGCTGTCacttttgcttcattttaaagtcCTGGTATAGATGCAGTGCTGCACCATACAAATCTATGGAATTTAAGCTCTTCGCTGCAggtcagcacaccagctcacatgCAAATCTACTCAAACACTGTTGAACTACTACATAACAGGAAGTTGTAATATTGGGGGGAAAAGAACAGCGATACAGAATGCAGCAGGACTGAAACCGTGTTTTGAGACGATACGCTGAAGTTTCAAAGTGGAAATCCTCAGCAATGGcgtatttcactcatgatgtgacttataaaaaaaaccccaccattTAGACTTgataacaaggtaaaaaacttgaTTGTCACTGGAGGGGGTCTTTAACACAGGGCTGATTTCTGTCTGATATCCACTCATGCTCCTACGTGGTTGGAATACACTTTAAACACAAGTTATATGAGTGCAGCAGACGTCATCTCACTCAAAACTTCTGTACgtaaaagtatatttttttttctctgcgtCGTAGGAAATGCTGGACATAATGAAGGCCATCTACGACATGATGGGAAAATGCACATACCCCGTCCTCAAAGAGGAGACGCCTCGCCAGCATGTAGAAGTTTTCTTTCAGGCAAGTGAAACGGCTGGCAGCAGTAATTGTCTTGTTTATGAGGCTTTAGATTGAGTTTTTCACCTCCTCTCACTCTCACTCTCCAACAGAAGATGGATAAGAATAAAGACGGAGTGGTAACCATAGATGAGTTCATCGATTGTTGCCAAAATGTAAGCTGGATCCCCCCAACACATCTGCTCTTAGTGCTGTTGGCATAAATCAGTAATCATTGCATTGTTTCTTTCtctcgctttttttttttttttttgtctgcaggaTGAAAACATCATGAGATCAATGCACctctttgaaaatgttctttaacTTTTGGCTGgctgtggaggctttggaagtGAGCATCATCTTTAGCTTGGCCCAATTACTGACTTGGACTCATACTGTGTACAGTGTGCTATGCAGACTCTCGACCGTAGATAAAATATTGTTCATTATTGTGGGCCACAATTAGGAGTAGGCGATATGGTGCGAACACTCTGGAATTATCTGCCTTTTAAACAATTTATTCAATGCAGTTAGTTGGATGAATTTAcaacacagaggagagaaaaatgaactgaaaggAACACATTCACTTCAATGTTGATTTTCACCATCTGTCTCTGGagtgtctttctgtttgttgaGCTGAGAGTTCTCTAAACTGCCTCAACTTTGTCCACTCTGATGGAAAAATAGACTTCTAATGAAAGGGTTTGGAGAGGTTTCTTGTATCTCTTGTTTTATTCACTGCCAAGTGAAATCACTGTGACTTTTTAAAGcatcaaaaaggaaaaaaatctgaacaaaacGCCTGAGataacttctgtttttttacattCCAAACTGGCTCTGAATTCCAGAGTGTTCAGACCTGACGTAGTTTAATCATTGTGGTCTGTCTTTTTGCTCTTTGAAGGAAGCATttagaggaaggaaaaaaaaaacatatgaaaacatttgaaattgtAAATACTATAGATAAAGCATTAGATAAGAAACTCTATGAGAAACTTTTCAACTTTGTTCATGTTTACTTGCCAACTAGAACGAGACAACACAAGGATTGTATTGATGTCAAAACCGGACCATAATATCAATGGTTTGTCTACAGAAGCACACAGGTAGCTATATTTACCATGAGTATAATGTTAGTATCTTTGTCATAAGATAAATGCTGCTTTCAGTGTATTTCATTTAACcttatgtatgtatatttcCTGTAAAGTAAAACCATCtatcagtttagttttttccttttagaGCACTGTTTAGGAGTTTACACAAAGAGCAGTGTTTGAGGTTATTTATATGGTATTATGGTCATTGTACAAAAGATTGTCAGTTGTACagtattaaatgaaaaaaattcacTCTCGGGGGAATTTCAGGTCTTTAGATTTGTTCATATAATTCACTGTTTTTATGAAGAAAGGGCAGTGGGGTAACTTTTTATTATACTCATTATTTTTGGGTTGCCAGCTTCCCGCTCCCTCCTGCTCGTCCCGTGGTCCGGCTGTCTACAGCTATTCAGCTTGATTTGTTCCTGCTGCCTCTGATTAAAGCATTGATTGGCCCCAATTGTTTGCAAACACAAGGCATGCTGGGTAGAAGTCTCACTTACTGGCTTCCTCTTGCTCGCTGGAAGCTGCTAGGCTACTGAGAGAAAGTGTCTGGACATTATGTAAGTAAGTTACTgagtgttttcttctttttcacagTGACTTGGATATTAGATGGAGGGATTATCCATCAAACTAGCCAGAAATAAGACTTGAGAAATTGGTTTTTGGTGAAGATTCTGCGGCATTTATCATTCAAAGCAGTATGTCTCTGCACTGTATCACTTTGAGCTGCAGTCACAAACGTCCAGATCTCCTCCAGTGAGGCATGTTGATCCATTAATTCAGtaaagaaaatgacacatttttctctgctgttcttttttttttttaaactcatattACTGAAGGTAATGTGTTTCCATCAAGAAAAGCATCAAACCTGCCATCTCTTTCCTTGATTTGTGTGCTTTACCGTTTGTAAAACTCTACTATTCATGTTTGGTTGATGAGATGGATCAGAACATTGGTTATGAAAAGCAGCTGATAGGGAAAACAAATTCTATCATTCAGTCTAACTACAGTGGATGAAGAAACATACTTAGTGAAACTAATGAAGCCTTTCTAATGCTTTCTGTAAATATTATCCAAAGCTTCAAAGGCAGTGATGCGGCTCCAACAAATTAgatatattttcagaatgtcttTTTGTCATGATAAGTTTGCATTCCTCACTGCaggcataaaataaaatataaaagcaaaatgATATCCATCAAATGCTAATCATCCTGCTTatcaaaaagtattttgttcCCAAATGATCTTACTAAAATACAGGCATCTTATGCCCCCATATGGTGGAAAGAAGGTACTACACAGCAGGATAAAAATCTCATCTGTGCtgcattaatttacatgaaatgacaagaaaattaacATTTGCAGCATACATAGTaggttttgtgttcattttggacTTTGAATATTGCttcaaataaatgcaatgttgctgtaaatcagaaaaaatagaGTCTTGCTGTGCAAAAGGATTGTGTAGCATATTACTGTAGTTTTGGTTTACAAAGAACTCTGTCAATGAAATGAAGGATTTTAAGTTTCCACTTTAATATAGCTCAGAAGATGATGAATTGTAAACAAAATGTTGTTAACAAACTTGAGCAACAACTGTTAAAGTCAAGAGTTTAATTCGACAAAAGGTTGTTTTGGTTTAGGAATGAAATACACATGGAACACCGAACCAAGTCCGCTACCGACATATCTACCTTTCCAGTTTGATTCAAATCACTGCTCTCAACTCAGAATAGGAAACATAGTGAAATTACCTGAGATAAGTTTGCGTACAAACCAGATAGACTGAAATCTTAAGACCTCTACAACATGTATATTTTAGTATATTTTCAACAACTATTTTATCAACGTAAGGCAGGTGGTAGTATTTTTGGAAACACAAGTTGCACATTTCTTGTACAAAAAAACCTTTGTAGGCCGTACATACACAAGACAATATTTATCAAATGGATAACACGAATTACACAGAAGCATTTCCTTCTCTAAAAACAAGCAACGTAATACAGTATGACGCTATAACTGTACTGAAATTCGAgactgaaatgttaaatattgtaAGCAAGACTTAATGAATTTGGGTGCAACAGCAAAGTAACCCTCTATAACTGTAGAGATCATCTGATAAAAAGAGGATCCAGTTTTAACTGATAATTTTAAAAGTCTCTCTTGACAGAAGTAAACtgccttttttgtttactgtgaaAATCCTTTCCTGTAAAAATATGGCACACTCAAACAttaacaaatcaaaaaaaagaacttttctttttttggattgTTGTGAATTTGAGGAAAAACCATCACATTTGGTCCTTAAACCTTTTCCTGTTCGAACTGCCTACAATCATTCGCATTgcatattttcccttttttagcACCAACTTTGACTCTTGTACTGTTGGGAGGGGAAAAAGCCATTTTCATCAGGACATGTGAGCTGGTCCTTGTTCAGCTTGGAGCGCAACAGCTGTGTTCACTTCATCTTGTACTGAGAACACCACAACAAAGTGTTTGCTGCATCACTGTGCATTGTGAAGATAAAGTCTCCACCATAAATGGTCAAAGAATTAGATTTTCGGTGGGGGCATGTGTGAATTGAAGGCTTTGAATCACTCATAGTGTCATAACAGGACAATTGTTATGGTTAAATTATGCATTATGCATCCAGGTACCATTTAAGCATCTATTGCAATGCATTTCCACTCAGACACAACAAAAATGCGCTAAAATGAAGAAACCTGTGAAGTTGTTTAAATattatttgagcatttttttgtttaaaaaaagatgacaaaaccTTGAACTGATTTGCTGAGACTCCTTAAATGCTTGTGTGTTCTCAGGAGCCAAACAAAGACTTTGGAATATCTACAGTATGGCACACAAATAACCCCTTGTCTTATAAATCtacaaaatgaaatggaaaaaatgttttaaccaATTGAATACACAGTAAATGTTATATTGCTTATCCCACTGGGCCTTATGCCAAAACGCATTTCAGCCTCAGGCACTGATGTCATTTCAGTCGGTCCATCACGCAAAGTATCTGAGCGGGAAACGCTGGAGGTGTCCATTTCATTCCTCCAGATTTACACGAAAACTCCTCAAGGGACAAGTGGTTATTTGAAGATCATACTGTGAGTTGTAAAGGCAGCTTCGGGGCTCTCCCTGGTTCCTTGTTGCTTCAAGTTGTAAAGGCAGCTCTCCCTGGTCCCTTgttgcttcctgtctttgtaaCTCGGTAGATCGAGATTAAAATGGAATCTACTCAGACTGATCCTGTGAGGTTTTGGTCCATTAGATGCTGTGTTGCTCGCAGGTCAGTCGGGGATGGGACTCCGAGGCCGAGCACGGCGGAGGGGGTTAAGTGAGAAGCTGCCTGATCTCTCGGTGAACGTAGCAAAGAAAGTCCATGTAGGAAGCGCCGCCATGCAAACCTTTATCCTCCACCAGGAACTGACGGAACAACATCTCTGGTTTGTCTCTCTGCCTCACGATTTGGAGCTGAGCGGGGCAGAAAAAGTAAGCAAAGTGTGATCAGTTTCCTCTATCCTGCCCTTCAGACTTAGACATAAACTCAACTTGTGCTATTGGCTGCCTTAAAATCCttggtttttacattttgttggtTAAAGGTTTGAGATGATATTCTATTTTGTATATATTAACTGCTCAGTAACACTGGGCTTGCAGGGCATGGAGTAATTTATACAGtaatatatttgcattttcaagTTGATTTGATTGTTTATGTGGCAACATGTCAACTCAAAACATTATTTCGTGGCATGCATTTGCTTCCTCGCTACACTAGAGGGAAGCAAAGATCATTAAAAGCTGCATGGCATTGTGCTCTAATCTGCATTCCTCAACCAGAATGTTTTCTCTATTATTTGTCttctcagttaaaaaaaaaaaagagaaaaaaacagaaatgattgTGGTTAAATAGGGCTTTTTTGGGAGTATGTTGCTGCTCTAGATAACTCACCTTCATGGAGCTCGGCCTCTTTTCAAGAACGCCACTAATGATGGCTCTGACCTTACTTGACAACGGGTTGTCCAGCTCTGGCAGCGCACACTGAAAAACAGTACAGTTAAAGTTGAAAATAAGGGTTGCTTAGAGTGgttcatttatgtattttactgtaaaagaacaCTGATATGTCATAAGACACTGATTCGAGGATGGAAAGCAAATTATTGCCTTGATTTATGAAGCCAGGACCAGCTTAAAAACAAGATAAGTTGTCCTGAAAGGCTGATACTGAATCCAGTCTGCCTCTTTCTCCAGTGTAACACATGTTGAAATGTTTAAATTCTGCCTTGAAAATAAATGTCCATCTTTGAACTCTGTGTGATATTTACTTGGTTGACTGTGTTCTTGACTCAGCTCATTTTACGGGTTGAATGTTTGGAGTTCAAATGATTCATACTGGATAAAATGTGGGCAGGTTCGTATATCAAACTGAATATTTGCTGAATTATGATGTGCTGACTTCATTTCTCAAAACTGGACTTACTGGAAGCATCTAGACATTCTCCTGCCATCAAGTAATGCCTCCCTGCACCAAAGAGGTAAAGTGTCTCATCTAATACCAGTAAAAGCAGATCATCAGGAGGGCAAAGCGCTATTAGATGAATTCTGACCATGTTTGCTTGCAGGTGGGCGAGCGAGGGCAGGTTGAAGATGCCCTGGATGAGGTCGGGCGAGGTCGCTTGGCCCAGCCACAGAAACATGGAGTGGCCGTTCTCCAGCAGGAACACGCCAGATTCTGAGAGACGCTCCTCTGAACAGCGAACCGGAGCAGGCAGCGCTTCACTGCTGACGTCAATGTTGTGctgcaaaacaaaatacagagcGATGGTATGTTACCTGCCTCTGATTGTTTCAGATGTGGATTTTACAGCTCCTTTGATACAATCCATATCTCAAATGTCTAAAACCAGTAATTCTTTAAGTACTAAATAGACTTTTGGGGATTTACTAAAGGAATTAAATAAGAGATAAGGTAAGTAGGTGATTGTCAGTGCACTTTATTTGGATTATTtatgaaaaaagaagaatgtgGGAGGACCAGTGGGATGAGGCGTGGGTAGAGCAGCAGCTGGGTGTCCTCCACCCCCATGGCCATGACCGACAGCCTTTGGTGGGCTCTGTCATCTGTGGAGAGCTCTGTGCTGCCCACCAAGGGAGCAGTTTTCATCAGGCTGTTCATGTAGACCGGGAACACTTTCATGGCATCAGGCAGGATCAGCTacatataaaaaacatttcacacaaatgGCACGCTTACAATAGATGTAGTATAAAATCCTGAGACATGCTACACgaatacataaaacaaaatttGTCGCATATGTACATCAATGAGTTCTTTGTGTCCTAAAACCAAAGCATACATTCAACACATTTCATTCCAGGCGGCGTCCTGCACTGACCTGGCTGGCTGCGGAGGGGCTGGCACAGTTCTTCCTGTAGCAGGCCAGCATGTGGGCCGTCTGGTTGACCAGGATCTCCCGCACATTCTTTAGAGGCTGGTTCAATATGGCACGGTAAGCTGAGTGGGCACGAGAGAAGGTTAGTTAAATAGACAGGAGCAGGGGAGGAGAGGACCACAGGGGCCCGAGAGGCAGCTTACGATAAGCAGACAAAATAGAtggaaggaggaaggaaaaaaatcagGCAGGGGAAGATGAAGAGTAGCAGGAAGAATGAAAGAAGGCAACTGAAGGTCAGTATTTCAGCCGTACTTAAGGTCTGCTATGTGCAGATTATAGAAAGATTATGTGAAACATGTGGTCCTTATTTTCCCAAGTAATTCGTTTTTTACTCATAAGTCACTAAGCATTAGTAGATTATCATGTGACACATGGCGTAAATTCAACAAATGTCAGATCATACTCGAATATACGAGCAGACTGTGTCTCTGCACTGCATTACAACCTCTTCAGCCTCAAATAATGGACTGTttaatgattgttttctgtATGCATAGTTTTAAGATGAAGTCTCCAAGACAAGTCTGTGATCTTAAAACATCTTTAATGGAAATCTTAATtgagttttgctcttttttgttttctcttttggtCTACCACTAGTCGGAATCTGTATCTGGGATACTGGCTTAAAATGTTTCCCGTAATGTCGTCCAGTTAAAGCACACAAACCTGATTTGGCGAAGAAGTTGATGAGTGAGTCCGTCTCGCAGCTCTTGTACAGCTCTGACAACTGCGAGCTGCAGTTCAGACTGACGTTGTGGATGCGGAGACGCCGCTGCCCGCTAATGGTGGTGTACAGCAAGGCACACtgggaaaaaaagtgcaaatgtaAGCAAGGTGTGGGGCTTTATCTTCTAACgaaacaaacatttgtttttcttaaaaggCACGTACCTGCATGAATGCTCCAGTCTCCTCACTGAGCGTGTCGTCATGCTTGAACTCGACTGTCACTGCCTTGTCGCAGTCCACAGCTGCCATCTCAATATCTGTGGTGTTGTTCATGTAAATGCCACCAAAGAAGTCTGTGGCTCTGAAGCCTGAAGGAAGACACGCACGCTTATGTGATTTAGCATGACATGGTAAATTAGAAGATATCAAATAGAACATATTTTGCGATGTTTCTTACCTGTGCTGGTACGAACGCGCATGACAGCATCAAATCCGATGCTCTTCTGTACATCTTTCCTCAGGTCTCTCAGGAAATGCTCCCCATCCGTCTCCATCTGTTGtcacaaagaagaaaatattgtgaaaaCAGAGCCAGCAGATGGCAGTGCTGCAAAGATTTGGACTCTTGCCAACTACAAGCAGACTTGAGGCTCATAAATGTACCTTAGCACAAGTAATTTTGTCTAAATACCGAGTGAGGTGGTTTACTGAAATGTCACTTTGggcaacagtaaaaaaaaaaaaaaaataagaacacaaaatgagagGACTGAGTTGCTATGAAGAGATCAAATGCTCCCAGTGGCAGATAATGTGTTGTGTTTAGTGTATTCATTGCAGTGTGattttaaaagtatttcatTGTAGGTTGTGTGTAAATCTGCATGGTATTGCTTTAGTGTGTGGTATGTTGGCGCAACTTCCCATGCTTGTTGCTCCATTCCTTTGGGACAGTCCTATAATAGACTGTGGGTTCTGTGCCAAACTCATTATGTGGATACAACTTGCCTTTATTAGGCTGCAAATGCCTCCGTTTATGTGTTACATTATGACTTCTTAGTGTAATTAGAAGACGAAAAAACCGAGACAACCAATTTGCCTCACTGTTTAGGCTCTTTGCTTTGCTTGCAGCAtctttgtgtgtatatttggtGGCGTATGCACAACGTAAACAGACATGCCCGCTGAATGTCATACCTGGAAGTTGCTGTACTTGTAGACAGAGCCTCCGGTGTGTGAAGGCACATCAGCCATGGTTGCCAAGTCCACGTACTGGCTGGGAAAAAGGAAGAGGTCCACGCAGCAGCCCTGTGCCACACACTCTTTAGACAGCTGCTCATACACTCCTTTCTGAGGCTGGAACAGCATCTatggaaacaaacagaaaattcaCACACTTAGCATCCATTGTAGCCTATCATGCGCTTTCGGATTACTTTGAAAGATTTGTTTCaattttatgaataaaaacaatgtttagGATTCAGGGTTACAGTAAAAGTTAGCATTTATGGTAAAAACAGTGATTTGATGCACATCCTTTTAGTGGAAAAACTTATTTGCATTTCATTAggttagtaaaaaaaaaagccaaggaATGCATGCCAGCACTGTATGTAGAGGTCACAATGTAAgttaacacaacacaaaaagctgctcactttctctttgtctgtgttgaCCAGCTTTTTATCATCTCTGTTCTTCAGTTTTCCAGGAGCCTCAGCAGTGGGCATGGACGAGTGGAAGATGAAGAGTTTTCCGCTGCATTCTGCTTcctaaaaggggaaaaaataacGAAAGAACAAGAAGATCTCACTAAGGTGTGCAGTGTGTTGCTTCCTGATGTGTTATTTGGAGCATGAGAGGTGCAAAATTCAATCACTGCAAATATTTTAGCACTCAAACTCATTTAGAGGACTTCTTTGTTGCAATATTAATcaataaagaagaaataaatatgagagcaacacacaaaataataatatgaaCAGGGCACGAACAGTCAAATAAGCCACCGACTCTTTGCTGTTGTGAAGCACTACAACTGCTTCCAATTAAAAGTGAACTTTTTCTTTACTGTGCGCCAAAACGCTGACCTCATATCACTGGGAAAGTTTGCTGGACTTTaagtaaacacaaacatatcgggaaatggaaaaaaaaaaagacagttgcTTCACTCGGTTGACAGGTTGAACGAGTTCAGACTTTTGGCGAGAGCGATTAATCTGGAATATTTTGACAAATTGGAACAATCTTGTTGGGGGGGGTTTGGAGCAATGCGGCGCTTTAGATTTAAATTGGCTCAACttttagaaaaacacattatgtgTTTTGGCTGCGCTAAATTTAAGTATTATATAAAAGAAGAGAGAGCAGGGTACTAGAATCAGAAACTTCCAACAATATGTGGCTTGTCAAATGGAAAGCTTCCAATTGAGCCAATGATATTTGAGCTTGACTGACACAAACATTAGTCTAACCTACAAATGATTCAAGAAGGTTGCACTGTGTTCCCTACATGTTGACAGATGTCACCCTCTGGCTAACCTTAAAAGCTTCCACACCAGCCTGGATGACAGGGGCAAAGACCGTTTCACTCTCATTGGTGTCTGCAAACATGTCGGGGATCTGGTCCAAGAGgctggagagagaagagagaggatTATGGTTGGGTTTGGGTGCCTCACAGGCTACTGACGTAGTATCATCTACTGTATTTTGCTTGAGTGAAGCGATGTTAAACTCTGCATCAAATTAAACTGTTTCCCATCCAGtgttataaaaataaactaacatttttttctgtttttctggattAGACTCCAGAGAATTCTCAGGGACATCCAGTCTAATTCACTCTTCCACTGGGAATCCAACATGAACTGTATTTTTCCACCCAGTAGTGATAAGATGCATCTTACTTATAGATAACAGCTCTTGAGTCCTGGTAGTTCACAAGGAAGCCATCGAGCAGCGGGACGAACATATCAGCCGTGTCCGATACCACCATCATCTGGGGCTGGGCCAAAGCACTCTTCACATTGTAGAAGTGGAGGATCTTGTTGTAGGTAACAAAGCCGACCTTTATAGCAGAGCTCTCCATACCTTCCTCTCTACAGACAGATATGACACACAATCCATGAATTCCTGGACACTGTGAAtgcatcatttacattttatgtatGGAGTGACTGCATTGATTCTGCTCACAGAATCAATTTTGCGCCTGCTCTGGCAGACAGGAATCCACTGTCTAAACCAGCAAAGCACAGCAGCTGTGCTTATAAAACCCTTTAGAGGCCTAAAGTGGAAATGCTccagtgcaaaacaaaacacaggacAAGAATCTGGTTTATCTTTGGGTTAAACATCACTTTCAAGCACAGTTTCACTTACTTAAAGGATAATTTCCCATCCAGGTCAAACAGTCATGTATAAACCTCCCTCTAGGAATAAAGCAACATCTAATACAAACTTGTTTAATAATGCGTGACTTCATATCCTAAGTCTTGAGTGGggatttcaaaaaaagaaaaacaagaaaagttcAGTTGCAAGTCCTTTCTGctatgttaatttttttttttatctttgtctTCCTCTCTATCAACTTTCTGCAGCTTATCTATTATTTCTCTGGTTAAACAATATGACTTTTGGTTTTCCTTGGCTCTTTAAGTGCTACTTAAAGAATTAATGCCGCAAAAACCTCCTGACGTTTACCAGAATGCTTAGGATTCGGTTGAGGAACTGGTAGCTACACTGAACCAGATCATAAATCAAAACCCATCACtataagagtaatttaaaaGCATTCTTTACTGACGCTTCCAACTGCAGTTTGTAGGTCTCTCTTCTTAAATCAagcaaacacaccaagaaacatgTATTGTTATTGAACTTGTGAAGAGAAAACTCCACTAGTGAAGTGTAATGCTGCAGCTGGCAACGGGTGCTGTTAGAAATATTCAGTTCAGAAGAGTTTATTTATTGTGGTTTTTATCATACagataaaaaatagaattaaggCTTACTCTACAcctgcatttatttaaactgGGTTCTAGCTTTATCTTTGTCaaattaaacacacattttggcaaatagtgcaaaaagtacatgAACTGTAGAAAAAATACAGAGTGTCCAATGGCTTTAATTTAGTGCctgtgaaaacaaaagtaaagatTCAGACACAGCTGAAGAAGAGCTTATCTTGATTACACTTCTGCTAAATGCTTAAAGGATGATGTCATGGCAGCAGGCAAATATGGATGTATTGTTGTTACTGGCTCTTAACAAAGTagtgagaagagaagagagtgTCCAAGTTATTTTAGGAGTAACCAGGTAAAGTGCGTCATCCTCTCCTCCATGATAAATCAAAAACTCACTTCCAGGGTAATGCTAACCACAAAACCACTAAACcaacaaagcttttttttttgtttgttttgttttggatgcCTGTCGAGTACATGATTCCATTTTTGGGAGCTTTGGCACGCTCCCTCATACCGATACTGACCATCTGCAAAACTTCACGTAAAAATATTCAGCTGATTTGAACAAATTGTTGGCTTGATCTTTAAGACTTACAGGAAGATCTTTTTTGTATATTGCATATAAACCTTATTTTAAACAGATTCTAGTTCAGATGATGCATATTTTATTCCTGCCTGTACtgctcaagtgtgtgtgtgttcttttttttcatatattgtGTGTACCTGGGCAGCTTCTCCAGCAGACTCTTCAGCTCATCGCATATCAGTTTGACCAGGCCACTCTTGATGTTGGTATAGGAGACATCAATCATGAAGATGTAGGCAGGAGGATTCGGAGGCTTGTTGTTCTGCGGGGAAAAGGCGGCATGTGTAATGAGTAAGTTGCTATTTTGGAATCTTTCTAGGCAGAGACGGCTCAACAGATATGCAACATGAAATACCTAATTCCTTGTGCAAACTTAAACAAAGCACATTATTCTTCTTTGGAGTCCTGTATCCTTGTATTTAAGGTCATAGTCAAAGTATATCAACAGAATCCAAACATGGATTCTACCGTTATACCTTccagtttatgtttttgttccttGGAAACATGTTTCCATTTACGCTGGCTTATAACTCTGTGAGGTTGCAGGTATGAATTCCCGACAGCAACTGAGTGTGTGAGAGGTTTGTCAGTAATATATTGTGTTTCCACAGTTACAACCCATGACAAGACACACCTTGTAGGCTTTTGTTTATTAGCTAGCCTGGAGAGGTTGTTTATAAGGCTTCATAAACAGAGCAAAAGTAGGCCACTGGAGTGACTCAGCTTTGTCATCTTACTTTAACTCTCTAATGTTCTCAGCAGCTACAGTGTCCATGGGGACATACAGTTGATTGGCATCACTGTccttttattgtgcattttcaaAAGCACTGAGCTGAACCCTTTTCTGTCCTGCTTTGATATAATCAGCTAGCTGCTGAAAAATCGAGGCCGCTCGCCAAAAACTTCCCTCAGAAAAATCAGTAATGTGATAGATAGATGCAAATCTCTTGAACTGTGTTCAACAAACTTCTCTTTAAG comes from Amphiprion ocellaris isolate individual 3 ecotype Okinawa chromosome 23, ASM2253959v1, whole genome shotgun sequence and encodes:
- the sec24d gene encoding protein transport protein Sec24D isoform X2; this encodes MSQQGYVAAPPYSQAQPGMGGYQGGFGPGPSQPLYGHYGGPPQAFSTPPTAAAMPPPPVSSQYSPNVQQNGAHPQRYPAPPAVSAPYGQPPQSAYSSMASPVPPPTQQLTNQMSAMNLGSYAPGPMQSAAPPTSPVAQQPFQTPPPPAMGQMAPGPQSPPPTMPMGGQSMAGPPMAGMGRPFPGPPPTGPGGFQQPGPGLAGPSGFPQQAGQFGGPMAGLQPGMPGAFPTAPGALAGPPQKKLDPDSIPSITQVIEDDQAKQGGQVFSTNIRGQVPPLVTTNFTVQDQGNASPRFIRCTTYSLPCTADLAKQCQVPLASIIKPFASLPKNETPLYVVKHGETGPVRCNRCKAYMCPYMQFIDGGRRYQCSFCNCVNEVPVFYFQHLDHMGRRVDFYERPELSLGSYEFEATMDYCKNNKPPNPPAYIFMIDVSYTNIKSGLVKLICDELKSLLEKLPREEGMESSAIKVGFVTYNKILHFYNVKSALAQPQMMVVSDTADMFVPLLDGFLVNYQDSRAVIYNLLDQIPDMFADTNESETVFAPVIQAGVEAFKEAECSGKLFIFHSSMPTAEAPGKLKNRDDKKLVNTDKEKMLFQPQKGVYEQLSKECVAQGCCVDLFLFPSQYVDLATMADVPSHTGGSVYKYSNFQMETDGEHFLRDLRKDVQKSIGFDAVMRVRTSTGFRATDFFGGIYMNNTTDIEMAAVDCDKAVTVEFKHDDTLSEETGAFMQCALLYTTISGQRRLRIHNVSLNCSSQLSELYKSCETDSLINFFAKSAYRAILNQPLKNVREILVNQTAHMLACYRKNCASPSAASQLILPDAMKVFPVYMNSLMKTAPLVGSTELSTDDRAHQRLSVMAMGVEDTQLLLYPRLIPLHNIDVSSEALPAPVRCSEERLSESGVFLLENGHSMFLWLGQATSPDLIQGIFNLPSLAHLQANMCALPELDNPLSSKVRAIISGVLEKRPSSMKLQIVRQRDKPEMLFRQFLVEDKGLHGGASYMDFLCYVHREIRQLLT
- the sec24d gene encoding protein transport protein Sec24D isoform X1, coding for MSQQGYVAAPPYSQAQPGMGGYQGGFGPGPSQPLYGHYGGPPQAFSTPPTGMMKSPVSSAAAMPPPPVSSQYSPNVQQNGAHPQRYPAPPAVSAPYGQPPQSAYSSMASPVPPPTQQLTNQMSAMNLGSYAPGPMQSAAPPTSPVAQQPFQTPPPPAMGQMAPGPQSPPPTMPMGGQSMAGPPMAGMGRPFPGPPPTGPGGFQQPGPGLAGPSGFPQQAGQFGGPMAGLQPGMPGAFPTAPGALAGPPQKKLDPDSIPSITQVIEDDQAKQGGQVFSTNIRGQVPPLVTTNFTVQDQGNASPRFIRCTTYSLPCTADLAKQCQVPLASIIKPFASLPKNETPLYVVKHGETGPVRCNRCKAYMCPYMQFIDGGRRYQCSFCNCVNEVPVFYFQHLDHMGRRVDFYERPELSLGSYEFEATMDYCKNNKPPNPPAYIFMIDVSYTNIKSGLVKLICDELKSLLEKLPREEGMESSAIKVGFVTYNKILHFYNVKSALAQPQMMVVSDTADMFVPLLDGFLVNYQDSRAVIYNLLDQIPDMFADTNESETVFAPVIQAGVEAFKEAECSGKLFIFHSSMPTAEAPGKLKNRDDKKLVNTDKEKMLFQPQKGVYEQLSKECVAQGCCVDLFLFPSQYVDLATMADVPSHTGGSVYKYSNFQMETDGEHFLRDLRKDVQKSIGFDAVMRVRTSTGFRATDFFGGIYMNNTTDIEMAAVDCDKAVTVEFKHDDTLSEETGAFMQCALLYTTISGQRRLRIHNVSLNCSSQLSELYKSCETDSLINFFAKSAYRAILNQPLKNVREILVNQTAHMLACYRKNCASPSAASQLILPDAMKVFPVYMNSLMKTAPLVGSTELSTDDRAHQRLSVMAMGVEDTQLLLYPRLIPLHNIDVSSEALPAPVRCSEERLSESGVFLLENGHSMFLWLGQATSPDLIQGIFNLPSLAHLQANMCALPELDNPLSSKVRAIISGVLEKRPSSMKLQIVRQRDKPEMLFRQFLVEDKGLHGGASYMDFLCYVHREIRQLLT